The following are encoded together in the Bicyclus anynana chromosome 2, ilBicAnyn1.1, whole genome shotgun sequence genome:
- the LOC112051544 gene encoding focal adhesion kinase 1 isoform X3 → MISRRVTFSLPFRRHEPEGGGRCGEGPLARAMQSTPQGGSPKRHATPAPAHGAATDPSMLKVHLPNGGFNVVRASVEEDVRSVLRCLAARLAAGERVYASCYALRARRLTTGKIRWIHQDTPVSELLAKWPASEWRLELRVRYLPANLRDLCDSDRVTFHYYYDQVRHDYLNGNHQMVDQDLAIQICCLEVKYFCKDMQISLDKKSNIEYLEKEFGLHKFLPKSVLDAIKPKVLKKAIQQQFKKVANLSDTDCMLKYLETMHTHYGYDRETFTGALGSGWAIPVELAIGPDIDISYVSHKAGEPPTYTKIASFSDIVAVQTLKSNCTQQSNSQTSSCGKAALQLRVKGATETLTITCSSVEAAESLADLVDGYCRLVTDSQTSLWNRTTEMSSSSSEGKTSSWEAPTSTLMSEDYAEIVDDDADYSTPAVRDYELVRNQIELTGIIGEGQFGDVHKGTCKVTSANHPSLRRQLALQRQQGKAGAGSDCVLPVAVKTCKLDADLDTAEKFLEEAYIMQQFSHPHIIGLVGVCSTPPIWIVMELATLGEMRAYLQQNSHRLETCTLVLYIYQLSTALSYLESKKFVHRDIAARNVLVSTPTCVKLADFGLSKMVEDKSYYKASRGKLPIKWMAPESINFRRFTSASDCWMFGVCMWEILMLGVKPFSGVKNNDVIGKLENGERLALPPRCPPRLYSVMSRCWAYEPSQRPTAHQLKETLFEILQEERNTAWDTMRRENRRVAAASWGDEPPPKPSRPSTNLTAAVESGGPQTYIVAQSPQVLAQLLRDNPARADPHAYTTPASSPEFDTEQAVERRLLAELARQQHQSEEDRRWLQMQEDNLKRLSNVQLVPPADENSEKCEVTQTPGAPDSKPSSQPHSAANSSETSPANTVKPKESRTPSEDKGTTNQEPVYVATTAVVRCVMRLAGVATATTPAPPDLLEAVRAVGAALRGLCATVDSLVRFYPPNAQREVEMAHQVLSKDMAALVEAMRLAIHYCRTTLHHDYTKSMLAAAHVLAMDAKNLLDVVDCIRERHPHIDWKSALQLDEPQTSSPPPNCQNLDSQNQVPTSQPTTPQTVLSTQSSVQETDSPPKPDFKINQPVTTVTTALNLSDHVPKEHNSLPVTTNRVSTLIHNYNLYGNVREPQHIYGNEGVSFQHSQSCDDSKIDLAPIESVKSRVQAISGKIDTPPIYSVSKKMVSIDQNIGHDQG, encoded by the exons GAGCGGCAACAGACCCGTCAATGTTGAAGGTCCACCTTCCAAATGGAGGGTTCAACGTTGTGCGGGCGTCAGTGGAGGAGGACGTGCGCTCAGTGCTGCGATGTCTGGCTGCCAGGCTCGCGGCCGGCGAGCGGGTCTACGCCTCGTGCTACGCGCTGAGGGCGAGACGGCTCACTACTGGCAAG ATCCGATGGATACACCAAGACACGCCGGTGTCGGAGCTGCTGGCGAAGTGGCCGGCCAGCGAGTGGCGCCTGGAGCTGCGGGTGCGCTACCTGCCCGCCAACCTGCGCGACCTGTGCGACTCGGACCGCGTCACCTTCCACTATTACTACGATCAG GTTCGACACGACTACCTCAATGGCAATCACCAAATGGTAGATCAAGACTTGGCGATACAGATATGTTGTTTAGAAGtaaa ATATTTCTGTAAGGACATGCAGATATCATTGGACAAGAAGTCAAACATAGAGTACCTGGAGAAAGAGTTTGGTTTGCACAAGTTCCTACCCAAGTCTGTGCTAGATGCGATCAAGCCCAAAGTGCTGAAGAAAGCGATACAGCAGCAATTCAAAAAG GTGGCAAACTTAAGCGACACCGACTGTATGCTGAAGTACCTGGAGACGATGCACACGCACTACGGATACGATCGTGAGACGTTTACGGGCGCGCTCGGCTCCGGCTGGGCGATACCTGTCGAACTGGCGATAGGGCCCGATATAG ATATATCATATGTATCCCATAAGGCAGGCGAACCTCCCACCTACACTAAAATCGCATCTTTCAGTGATATTGTAGCGGTACAGACCTTGAAGTCCAATTGTACGCAGCAGTCAAATTCGCAG ACGAGCTCATGTGGAAAGGCAGCGCTACAATTAAGAGTGAaaggtgctacagaaacgttaACTATTACGTGCAGCAGTGTTGAG GCTGCAGAAAGTTTAGCAGATTTAGTAGACGGCTATTGTAGATTAGTGACAGACTCGCAAACCTCGCTATGGAATAGAACAA CGGAAATGAGCAGTAGTTCCTCAGAAGGCAAGACGAGTTCGTGGGAAGCGCCCACCTCCACGCTCATGTCGGAGGACTACGCGGAGATCGTTGACGATGACGCCGACTACTCCACACCGGCAG TTCGAGACTACGAGTTGGTGCGTAATCAAATCGAACTAACCGGCATCATTGGAGAAGGACAGTTTGGAGATGTGCATAAAG GAACGTGTAAAGTGACGTCAGCGAACCACCCGTCGCTGCGGCGGCAGCTGGCGCTGCAGCGGCAGCAGGGCAAGGCGGGCGCGGGCAGCGACTGCGTGCTGCCCGTCGCGGTCAAGACGTGCAAGCTGGACGCCGACCTCGACACCGCGGAGAAGTTCCTGGAGGAAGCTT ACATAATGCAGCAGTTTTCCCACCCGCACATAATCGGACTGGTGGGAGTGTGCAGCACGCCACCTATATGGATCGTCATGGAGCTGGCCACGCTCGGGGAGATGAGGGCGTATTTACAGCAAAACTCACACAG GTTGGAGACGTGTACTCTGGTGCTGTACATCTACCAGCTGTCGACTGCGCTGAGCTACTTGGAGAGCAAGAAGTTCGTGCACAGGGACATCGCCGCGAGGAACGTGCTGGTCTCTACCCCCACTTGTGTTAAG ttaGCAGATTTCGGGCTATCAAAAATGGTAGAAGACAAATCATACTACAAAGCGTCGAGAGGCAAGTTGCCCATCAAGTGGATGGCGCCAGAGTCCATCAACTTCCGGCGGTTCACTTCCGCGTCGGATTGCTGGATGTTTg GTGTATGCATGTGGGAAATCCTGATGCTCGGCGTGAAGCCGTTCAGCGGAGTGAAAAACAATGACGTCATCGGGAAACTGGAGAACGGCGAGCGGCTAGCGCTGCCACCGCGATGTCCCCCGCGGCTCTACTCCGTCATGTCGCGCTGCTGGGCCTACGAGCCCTCGCAGAGGCCCACCGCGCACCAGCTGAAGGAGACCCTCTT tgaGATCCTGCAAGAGGAGCGCAACACAGCGTGGGACACCATGCGGCGCGAGAACCGGCGCGTGGCGGCCGCCTCGTGGGGCGACGAGCCGCCGCCCAAGCCTTCGCGACCCTCCACTAACCTCACTGCTG CGGTGGAGTCGGGCGGGCCGCAGACGTACATCGTGGCGCAGAGCCCGCAGGTGCTGGCGCAGCTGCTGCGCGACAACCCCGCGCGCGCCGACCCGCACGCCTACACCACGCCCGCCTCG AGTCCGGAGTTCGATACAGAACAAGCGGTGGAGAGGCGGCTGTTGGCCGAATTGGCGAGACAGCAGCACCAGAGTGAAGAGGATAGACGATGGTTACAAATGCAAGAAGATAATTTG AAACGCTTGTCTAACGTACAGCTAGTACCTCCTGCGGACGAAAACTCCGAGAAGTGTGAAGTGACACAAACTCCTGGCGCGCCAGACAGCAAACCCTCTAGTCAACCGCATTCAG CGGCAAATTCGTCAGAGACGAGTCCGGCGAATACTGTGAAACCCAAAGAAAGCAGGACACCCAGTGAAGACAAG GGTACCACAAACCAAGAGCCAGTGTACGTGGCGACGACGGCGGTGGTCCGCTGCGTGATGCGGCTGGCGGGCGTGGCCACGGCGACcacgcccgcgccgcccgaccTGCTGGAGGCCGTGCGCGCCGTGGGCGCCGCGCTGCGCGGGCTGTGCGCCACCGTCGACAGCCTCGTGCGCTTCTACCCGCCCAATGCACAGAG AGAGGTTGAAATGGCTCACCAAGTGTTAAGCAAGGACATGGCCGCCTTGGTGGAGGCGATGCGGCTCGCGATACACTACTGTCGCACCACGCTTCACCACGACTACACCAA GAGCATGCTGGCCGCCGCGCACGTACTAGCAATGGACGCAAAGAACCTCCTCGACGTCGTCGACTGTATCCGCGAAAGGCATCCTCACATCGACTGGAAGTCAGCCCTCCAACTGGACGAACCTCAAACCTCATCACCCCCACCAAACTGCCAAAACCTCGACTCACAGAACCAGGTACCTACCTCCCAACCAACAACACCTCAAACCGTTCTTAGTACCCAATCGTCGGTCCAGGAAACGGATTCCCCACCTAAGCCGGACTTCAAAATAAACCAACCAGTGACAACAGTAACGACTGCTCTCAACCTCTCCGACCACGTACCTAAAGAACACAACAGCTTGCCCGTCACAACTAATCGAGTGTCTACCCTCATTCACAATTACAACTTATACGGTAACGTCAGAGAACCCCAGCACATATACGGCAACGAAGGCGTATCGTTCCAACACTCGCAGTCGTGCGACGATTCGAAAATCGATTTGGCACCCATTGAGTCGGTCAAGAGCCGCGTGCAAGCGATATCGGGGAAAATCGATACACCCCCGATTTATTCGGTCAGCAAAAAGATGGTGTCGATCGATCAGAACATTGGCCACGATCAAGGATGA
- the LOC112051544 gene encoding focal adhesion kinase 1 isoform X4 → MQSTPQGGSPKRHATPAPAHGAATDPSMLKVHLPNGGFNVVRASVEEDVRSVLRCLAARLAAGERVYASCYALRARRLTTGKIRWIHQDTPVSELLAKWPASEWRLELRVRYLPANLRDLCDSDRVTFHYYYDQVRHDYLNGNHQMVDQDLAIQICCLEVKYFCKDMQISLDKKSNIEYLEKEFGLHKFLPKSVLDAIKPKVLKKAIQQQFKKVANLSDTDCMLKYLETMHTHYGYDRETFTGALGSGWAIPVELAIGPDIDISYVSHKAGEPPTYTKIASFSDIVAVQTLKSNCTQQSNSQTSSCGKAALQLRVKGATETLTITCSSVEAAESLADLVDGYCRLVTDSQTSLWNRTTEMSSSSSEGKTSSWEAPTSTLMSEDYAEIVDDDADYSTPAVRDYELVRNQIELTGIIGEGQFGDVHKGTCKVTSANHPSLRRQLALQRQQGKAGAGSDCVLPVAVKTCKLDADLDTAEKFLEEAYIMQQFSHPHIIGLVGVCSTPPIWIVMELATLGEMRAYLQQNSHRLETCTLVLYIYQLSTALSYLESKKFVHRDIAARNVLVSTPTCVKLADFGLSKMVEDKSYYKASRGKLPIKWMAPESINFRRFTSASDCWMFGVCMWEILMLGVKPFSGVKNNDVIGKLENGERLALPPRCPPRLYSVMSRCWAYEPSQRPTAHQLKETLFEILQEERNTAWDTMRRENRRVAAASWGDEPPPKPSRPSTNLTAAVESGGPQTYIVAQSPQVLAQLLRDNPARADPHAYTTPASSPEFDTEQAVERRLLAELARQQHQSEEDRRWLQMQEDNLKRLSNVQLVPPADENSEKCEVTQTPGAPDSKPSSQPHSAANSSETSPANTVKPKESRTPSEDKGTTNQEPVYVATTAVVRCVMRLAGVATATTPAPPDLLEAVRAVGAALRGLCATVDSLVRFYPPNAQREVEMAHQVLSKDMAALVEAMRLAIHYCRTTLHHDYTKSMLAAAHVLAMDAKNLLDVVDCIRERHPHIDWKSALQLDEPQTSSPPPNCQNLDSQNQVPTSQPTTPQTVLSTQSSVQETDSPPKPDFKINQPVTTVTTALNLSDHVPKEHNSLPVTTNRVSTLIHNYNLYGNVREPQHIYGNEGVSFQHSQSCDDSKIDLAPIESVKSRVQAISGKIDTPPIYSVSKKMVSIDQNIGHDQG, encoded by the exons GAGCGGCAACAGACCCGTCAATGTTGAAGGTCCACCTTCCAAATGGAGGGTTCAACGTTGTGCGGGCGTCAGTGGAGGAGGACGTGCGCTCAGTGCTGCGATGTCTGGCTGCCAGGCTCGCGGCCGGCGAGCGGGTCTACGCCTCGTGCTACGCGCTGAGGGCGAGACGGCTCACTACTGGCAAG ATCCGATGGATACACCAAGACACGCCGGTGTCGGAGCTGCTGGCGAAGTGGCCGGCCAGCGAGTGGCGCCTGGAGCTGCGGGTGCGCTACCTGCCCGCCAACCTGCGCGACCTGTGCGACTCGGACCGCGTCACCTTCCACTATTACTACGATCAG GTTCGACACGACTACCTCAATGGCAATCACCAAATGGTAGATCAAGACTTGGCGATACAGATATGTTGTTTAGAAGtaaa ATATTTCTGTAAGGACATGCAGATATCATTGGACAAGAAGTCAAACATAGAGTACCTGGAGAAAGAGTTTGGTTTGCACAAGTTCCTACCCAAGTCTGTGCTAGATGCGATCAAGCCCAAAGTGCTGAAGAAAGCGATACAGCAGCAATTCAAAAAG GTGGCAAACTTAAGCGACACCGACTGTATGCTGAAGTACCTGGAGACGATGCACACGCACTACGGATACGATCGTGAGACGTTTACGGGCGCGCTCGGCTCCGGCTGGGCGATACCTGTCGAACTGGCGATAGGGCCCGATATAG ATATATCATATGTATCCCATAAGGCAGGCGAACCTCCCACCTACACTAAAATCGCATCTTTCAGTGATATTGTAGCGGTACAGACCTTGAAGTCCAATTGTACGCAGCAGTCAAATTCGCAG ACGAGCTCATGTGGAAAGGCAGCGCTACAATTAAGAGTGAaaggtgctacagaaacgttaACTATTACGTGCAGCAGTGTTGAG GCTGCAGAAAGTTTAGCAGATTTAGTAGACGGCTATTGTAGATTAGTGACAGACTCGCAAACCTCGCTATGGAATAGAACAA CGGAAATGAGCAGTAGTTCCTCAGAAGGCAAGACGAGTTCGTGGGAAGCGCCCACCTCCACGCTCATGTCGGAGGACTACGCGGAGATCGTTGACGATGACGCCGACTACTCCACACCGGCAG TTCGAGACTACGAGTTGGTGCGTAATCAAATCGAACTAACCGGCATCATTGGAGAAGGACAGTTTGGAGATGTGCATAAAG GAACGTGTAAAGTGACGTCAGCGAACCACCCGTCGCTGCGGCGGCAGCTGGCGCTGCAGCGGCAGCAGGGCAAGGCGGGCGCGGGCAGCGACTGCGTGCTGCCCGTCGCGGTCAAGACGTGCAAGCTGGACGCCGACCTCGACACCGCGGAGAAGTTCCTGGAGGAAGCTT ACATAATGCAGCAGTTTTCCCACCCGCACATAATCGGACTGGTGGGAGTGTGCAGCACGCCACCTATATGGATCGTCATGGAGCTGGCCACGCTCGGGGAGATGAGGGCGTATTTACAGCAAAACTCACACAG GTTGGAGACGTGTACTCTGGTGCTGTACATCTACCAGCTGTCGACTGCGCTGAGCTACTTGGAGAGCAAGAAGTTCGTGCACAGGGACATCGCCGCGAGGAACGTGCTGGTCTCTACCCCCACTTGTGTTAAG ttaGCAGATTTCGGGCTATCAAAAATGGTAGAAGACAAATCATACTACAAAGCGTCGAGAGGCAAGTTGCCCATCAAGTGGATGGCGCCAGAGTCCATCAACTTCCGGCGGTTCACTTCCGCGTCGGATTGCTGGATGTTTg GTGTATGCATGTGGGAAATCCTGATGCTCGGCGTGAAGCCGTTCAGCGGAGTGAAAAACAATGACGTCATCGGGAAACTGGAGAACGGCGAGCGGCTAGCGCTGCCACCGCGATGTCCCCCGCGGCTCTACTCCGTCATGTCGCGCTGCTGGGCCTACGAGCCCTCGCAGAGGCCCACCGCGCACCAGCTGAAGGAGACCCTCTT tgaGATCCTGCAAGAGGAGCGCAACACAGCGTGGGACACCATGCGGCGCGAGAACCGGCGCGTGGCGGCCGCCTCGTGGGGCGACGAGCCGCCGCCCAAGCCTTCGCGACCCTCCACTAACCTCACTGCTG CGGTGGAGTCGGGCGGGCCGCAGACGTACATCGTGGCGCAGAGCCCGCAGGTGCTGGCGCAGCTGCTGCGCGACAACCCCGCGCGCGCCGACCCGCACGCCTACACCACGCCCGCCTCG AGTCCGGAGTTCGATACAGAACAAGCGGTGGAGAGGCGGCTGTTGGCCGAATTGGCGAGACAGCAGCACCAGAGTGAAGAGGATAGACGATGGTTACAAATGCAAGAAGATAATTTG AAACGCTTGTCTAACGTACAGCTAGTACCTCCTGCGGACGAAAACTCCGAGAAGTGTGAAGTGACACAAACTCCTGGCGCGCCAGACAGCAAACCCTCTAGTCAACCGCATTCAG CGGCAAATTCGTCAGAGACGAGTCCGGCGAATACTGTGAAACCCAAAGAAAGCAGGACACCCAGTGAAGACAAG GGTACCACAAACCAAGAGCCAGTGTACGTGGCGACGACGGCGGTGGTCCGCTGCGTGATGCGGCTGGCGGGCGTGGCCACGGCGACcacgcccgcgccgcccgaccTGCTGGAGGCCGTGCGCGCCGTGGGCGCCGCGCTGCGCGGGCTGTGCGCCACCGTCGACAGCCTCGTGCGCTTCTACCCGCCCAATGCACAGAG AGAGGTTGAAATGGCTCACCAAGTGTTAAGCAAGGACATGGCCGCCTTGGTGGAGGCGATGCGGCTCGCGATACACTACTGTCGCACCACGCTTCACCACGACTACACCAA GAGCATGCTGGCCGCCGCGCACGTACTAGCAATGGACGCAAAGAACCTCCTCGACGTCGTCGACTGTATCCGCGAAAGGCATCCTCACATCGACTGGAAGTCAGCCCTCCAACTGGACGAACCTCAAACCTCATCACCCCCACCAAACTGCCAAAACCTCGACTCACAGAACCAGGTACCTACCTCCCAACCAACAACACCTCAAACCGTTCTTAGTACCCAATCGTCGGTCCAGGAAACGGATTCCCCACCTAAGCCGGACTTCAAAATAAACCAACCAGTGACAACAGTAACGACTGCTCTCAACCTCTCCGACCACGTACCTAAAGAACACAACAGCTTGCCCGTCACAACTAATCGAGTGTCTACCCTCATTCACAATTACAACTTATACGGTAACGTCAGAGAACCCCAGCACATATACGGCAACGAAGGCGTATCGTTCCAACACTCGCAGTCGTGCGACGATTCGAAAATCGATTTGGCACCCATTGAGTCGGTCAAGAGCCGCGTGCAAGCGATATCGGGGAAAATCGATACACCCCCGATTTATTCGGTCAGCAAAAAGATGGTGTCGATCGATCAGAACATTGGCCACGATCAAGGATGA
- the LOC112051544 gene encoding focal adhesion kinase 1 isoform X2, with product MERCDGFLVFRKPVYRVFQYLETHEPEGGGRCGEGPLARAMQSTPQGGSPKRHATPAPAHGAATDPSMLKVHLPNGGFNVVRASVEEDVRSVLRCLAARLAAGERVYASCYALRARRLTTGKIRWIHQDTPVSELLAKWPASEWRLELRVRYLPANLRDLCDSDRVTFHYYYDQVRHDYLNGNHQMVDQDLAIQICCLEVKYFCKDMQISLDKKSNIEYLEKEFGLHKFLPKSVLDAIKPKVLKKAIQQQFKKVANLSDTDCMLKYLETMHTHYGYDRETFTGALGSGWAIPVELAIGPDIDISYVSHKAGEPPTYTKIASFSDIVAVQTLKSNCTQQSNSQTSSCGKAALQLRVKGATETLTITCSSVEAAESLADLVDGYCRLVTDSQTSLWNRTTEMSSSSSEGKTSSWEAPTSTLMSEDYAEIVDDDADYSTPAVRDYELVRNQIELTGIIGEGQFGDVHKGTCKVTSANHPSLRRQLALQRQQGKAGAGSDCVLPVAVKTCKLDADLDTAEKFLEEAYIMQQFSHPHIIGLVGVCSTPPIWIVMELATLGEMRAYLQQNSHRLETCTLVLYIYQLSTALSYLESKKFVHRDIAARNVLVSTPTCVKLADFGLSKMVEDKSYYKASRGKLPIKWMAPESINFRRFTSASDCWMFGVCMWEILMLGVKPFSGVKNNDVIGKLENGERLALPPRCPPRLYSVMSRCWAYEPSQRPTAHQLKETLFEILQEERNTAWDTMRRENRRVAAASWGDEPPPKPSRPSTNLTAAVESGGPQTYIVAQSPQVLAQLLRDNPARADPHAYTTPASSPEFDTEQAVERRLLAELARQQHQSEEDRRWLQMQEDNLKRLSNVQLVPPADENSEKCEVTQTPGAPDSKPSSQPHSAANSSETSPANTVKPKESRTPSEDKGTTNQEPVYVATTAVVRCVMRLAGVATATTPAPPDLLEAVRAVGAALRGLCATVDSLVRFYPPNAQREVEMAHQVLSKDMAALVEAMRLAIHYCRTTLHHDYTKSMLAAAHVLAMDAKNLLDVVDCIRERHPHIDWKSALQLDEPQTSSPPPNCQNLDSQNQVPTSQPTTPQTVLSTQSSVQETDSPPKPDFKINQPVTTVTTALNLSDHVPKEHNSLPVTTNRVSTLIHNYNLYGNVREPQHIYGNEGVSFQHSQSCDDSKIDLAPIESVKSRVQAISGKIDTPPIYSVSKKMVSIDQNIGHDQG from the exons GAGCGGCAACAGACCCGTCAATGTTGAAGGTCCACCTTCCAAATGGAGGGTTCAACGTTGTGCGGGCGTCAGTGGAGGAGGACGTGCGCTCAGTGCTGCGATGTCTGGCTGCCAGGCTCGCGGCCGGCGAGCGGGTCTACGCCTCGTGCTACGCGCTGAGGGCGAGACGGCTCACTACTGGCAAG ATCCGATGGATACACCAAGACACGCCGGTGTCGGAGCTGCTGGCGAAGTGGCCGGCCAGCGAGTGGCGCCTGGAGCTGCGGGTGCGCTACCTGCCCGCCAACCTGCGCGACCTGTGCGACTCGGACCGCGTCACCTTCCACTATTACTACGATCAG GTTCGACACGACTACCTCAATGGCAATCACCAAATGGTAGATCAAGACTTGGCGATACAGATATGTTGTTTAGAAGtaaa ATATTTCTGTAAGGACATGCAGATATCATTGGACAAGAAGTCAAACATAGAGTACCTGGAGAAAGAGTTTGGTTTGCACAAGTTCCTACCCAAGTCTGTGCTAGATGCGATCAAGCCCAAAGTGCTGAAGAAAGCGATACAGCAGCAATTCAAAAAG GTGGCAAACTTAAGCGACACCGACTGTATGCTGAAGTACCTGGAGACGATGCACACGCACTACGGATACGATCGTGAGACGTTTACGGGCGCGCTCGGCTCCGGCTGGGCGATACCTGTCGAACTGGCGATAGGGCCCGATATAG ATATATCATATGTATCCCATAAGGCAGGCGAACCTCCCACCTACACTAAAATCGCATCTTTCAGTGATATTGTAGCGGTACAGACCTTGAAGTCCAATTGTACGCAGCAGTCAAATTCGCAG ACGAGCTCATGTGGAAAGGCAGCGCTACAATTAAGAGTGAaaggtgctacagaaacgttaACTATTACGTGCAGCAGTGTTGAG GCTGCAGAAAGTTTAGCAGATTTAGTAGACGGCTATTGTAGATTAGTGACAGACTCGCAAACCTCGCTATGGAATAGAACAA CGGAAATGAGCAGTAGTTCCTCAGAAGGCAAGACGAGTTCGTGGGAAGCGCCCACCTCCACGCTCATGTCGGAGGACTACGCGGAGATCGTTGACGATGACGCCGACTACTCCACACCGGCAG TTCGAGACTACGAGTTGGTGCGTAATCAAATCGAACTAACCGGCATCATTGGAGAAGGACAGTTTGGAGATGTGCATAAAG GAACGTGTAAAGTGACGTCAGCGAACCACCCGTCGCTGCGGCGGCAGCTGGCGCTGCAGCGGCAGCAGGGCAAGGCGGGCGCGGGCAGCGACTGCGTGCTGCCCGTCGCGGTCAAGACGTGCAAGCTGGACGCCGACCTCGACACCGCGGAGAAGTTCCTGGAGGAAGCTT ACATAATGCAGCAGTTTTCCCACCCGCACATAATCGGACTGGTGGGAGTGTGCAGCACGCCACCTATATGGATCGTCATGGAGCTGGCCACGCTCGGGGAGATGAGGGCGTATTTACAGCAAAACTCACACAG GTTGGAGACGTGTACTCTGGTGCTGTACATCTACCAGCTGTCGACTGCGCTGAGCTACTTGGAGAGCAAGAAGTTCGTGCACAGGGACATCGCCGCGAGGAACGTGCTGGTCTCTACCCCCACTTGTGTTAAG ttaGCAGATTTCGGGCTATCAAAAATGGTAGAAGACAAATCATACTACAAAGCGTCGAGAGGCAAGTTGCCCATCAAGTGGATGGCGCCAGAGTCCATCAACTTCCGGCGGTTCACTTCCGCGTCGGATTGCTGGATGTTTg GTGTATGCATGTGGGAAATCCTGATGCTCGGCGTGAAGCCGTTCAGCGGAGTGAAAAACAATGACGTCATCGGGAAACTGGAGAACGGCGAGCGGCTAGCGCTGCCACCGCGATGTCCCCCGCGGCTCTACTCCGTCATGTCGCGCTGCTGGGCCTACGAGCCCTCGCAGAGGCCCACCGCGCACCAGCTGAAGGAGACCCTCTT tgaGATCCTGCAAGAGGAGCGCAACACAGCGTGGGACACCATGCGGCGCGAGAACCGGCGCGTGGCGGCCGCCTCGTGGGGCGACGAGCCGCCGCCCAAGCCTTCGCGACCCTCCACTAACCTCACTGCTG CGGTGGAGTCGGGCGGGCCGCAGACGTACATCGTGGCGCAGAGCCCGCAGGTGCTGGCGCAGCTGCTGCGCGACAACCCCGCGCGCGCCGACCCGCACGCCTACACCACGCCCGCCTCG AGTCCGGAGTTCGATACAGAACAAGCGGTGGAGAGGCGGCTGTTGGCCGAATTGGCGAGACAGCAGCACCAGAGTGAAGAGGATAGACGATGGTTACAAATGCAAGAAGATAATTTG AAACGCTTGTCTAACGTACAGCTAGTACCTCCTGCGGACGAAAACTCCGAGAAGTGTGAAGTGACACAAACTCCTGGCGCGCCAGACAGCAAACCCTCTAGTCAACCGCATTCAG CGGCAAATTCGTCAGAGACGAGTCCGGCGAATACTGTGAAACCCAAAGAAAGCAGGACACCCAGTGAAGACAAG GGTACCACAAACCAAGAGCCAGTGTACGTGGCGACGACGGCGGTGGTCCGCTGCGTGATGCGGCTGGCGGGCGTGGCCACGGCGACcacgcccgcgccgcccgaccTGCTGGAGGCCGTGCGCGCCGTGGGCGCCGCGCTGCGCGGGCTGTGCGCCACCGTCGACAGCCTCGTGCGCTTCTACCCGCCCAATGCACAGAG AGAGGTTGAAATGGCTCACCAAGTGTTAAGCAAGGACATGGCCGCCTTGGTGGAGGCGATGCGGCTCGCGATACACTACTGTCGCACCACGCTTCACCACGACTACACCAA GAGCATGCTGGCCGCCGCGCACGTACTAGCAATGGACGCAAAGAACCTCCTCGACGTCGTCGACTGTATCCGCGAAAGGCATCCTCACATCGACTGGAAGTCAGCCCTCCAACTGGACGAACCTCAAACCTCATCACCCCCACCAAACTGCCAAAACCTCGACTCACAGAACCAGGTACCTACCTCCCAACCAACAACACCTCAAACCGTTCTTAGTACCCAATCGTCGGTCCAGGAAACGGATTCCCCACCTAAGCCGGACTTCAAAATAAACCAACCAGTGACAACAGTAACGACTGCTCTCAACCTCTCCGACCACGTACCTAAAGAACACAACAGCTTGCCCGTCACAACTAATCGAGTGTCTACCCTCATTCACAATTACAACTTATACGGTAACGTCAGAGAACCCCAGCACATATACGGCAACGAAGGCGTATCGTTCCAACACTCGCAGTCGTGCGACGATTCGAAAATCGATTTGGCACCCATTGAGTCGGTCAAGAGCCGCGTGCAAGCGATATCGGGGAAAATCGATACACCCCCGATTTATTCGGTCAGCAAAAAGATGGTGTCGATCGATCAGAACATTGGCCACGATCAAGGATGA